Proteins encoded within one genomic window of Amycolatopsis sp. 2-15:
- a CDS encoding aldo/keto reductase, whose protein sequence is MPGTLPDRCGTFTIGGHAITRLGLGTAQISESGVWSHPKDATEAARVLREAVDLGVNLIDIAESSGPFDYEELIVRALSPFPEDLLLMIKGGLLRSPNGQWEPVPRPSFLRKQIETRLWYLKLDRVPLFQLHGFSPHTPIADQLGLLTDMQREGKIGQIGLAEVTLAELEEARTFAEIATVQAEYNLIDRAAEPLLNYAEAANIGFVPWLPLATGTLASEDGPLAELARRRGVSPAQLALAWLLNRSPAILPTPGTLSIQHLNENVSAVDISLTAPEVDDLDRLVARP, encoded by the coding sequence ATGCCTGGAACCCTTCCTGATCGATGCGGTACCTTCACGATCGGAGGACACGCGATCACCCGGCTCGGTCTCGGGACCGCTCAGATAAGTGAGTCCGGTGTCTGGAGTCATCCGAAGGACGCCACTGAAGCGGCACGAGTGCTCCGAGAAGCGGTCGATCTCGGGGTGAATCTCATCGACATCGCCGAATCGTCGGGACCCTTCGACTACGAAGAACTCATTGTGCGGGCACTCAGCCCGTTCCCCGAAGACTTGCTGCTGATGATCAAAGGCGGACTTCTTCGATCGCCGAACGGGCAGTGGGAACCGGTGCCGCGGCCCTCGTTCCTTCGTAAACAGATCGAGACTCGGCTGTGGTACCTGAAGCTCGATCGCGTTCCGTTGTTCCAGCTGCACGGGTTCAGCCCGCACACTCCCATAGCCGACCAACTCGGGCTTCTCACGGATATGCAGCGTGAAGGAAAGATCGGGCAGATCGGGCTGGCGGAGGTTACGTTGGCCGAGCTGGAAGAAGCAAGGACGTTTGCGGAGATCGCCACGGTCCAAGCTGAGTACAACCTCATCGATCGCGCGGCCGAACCGTTGCTGAACTACGCGGAAGCGGCGAACATCGGGTTCGTCCCTTGGCTTCCGCTGGCGACCGGCACGCTGGCCAGTGAGGATGGGCCGTTGGCGGAGCTGGCGCGACGGCGCGGTGTCTCGCCGGCGCAGCTCGCTCTGGCCTGGCTCTTGAATCGCTCACCCGCGATCCTCCCCACTCCCGGCACGCTGAGCATCCAGCACCTGAACGAAAACGTCTCTGCAGTCGACATTTCCCTGACGGCACCCGAAGTCGATGATCTCGACCGACTGGTGGCCAGGCCGTAA
- a CDS encoding uracil-DNA glycosylase family protein produces the protein MIDDLCAVVDELTSDPSNAWARDLGYRPVWAGSPASRIAIIGQAPGRRAQESGIPWDDASGVRLRSWLGVRDEEFYDPSLFAIVPMDFYFPGKGKTGDLPPRKEFAPRWHPQILSRMPHITLRVLIGAHAQRYYLKGRSEATLTQTVRSYCDYLPAEFPLVHPSPLNYRWHVKNSWFTAEVVPELARRVSIALGRG, from the coding sequence TTGATCGACGACTTGTGTGCGGTCGTGGACGAGTTGACGTCCGACCCGTCCAACGCGTGGGCACGCGACCTCGGCTACCGTCCCGTGTGGGCCGGTTCCCCGGCCTCACGGATCGCGATCATCGGCCAGGCGCCGGGCCGGCGAGCCCAGGAGAGCGGCATTCCGTGGGACGACGCCAGCGGCGTCCGGCTGCGCTCTTGGCTCGGCGTCCGCGACGAGGAATTCTACGACCCTTCGCTGTTCGCCATCGTGCCGATGGATTTCTACTTCCCCGGCAAAGGCAAGACGGGCGACTTGCCTCCGCGCAAAGAATTCGCGCCACGGTGGCATCCGCAGATCTTGTCGAGGATGCCGCACATCACTCTCCGGGTGCTCATCGGCGCGCACGCCCAGCGGTACTACCTCAAGGGCCGATCCGAGGCCACCCTCACCCAGACCGTGCGGTCCTACTGCGACTACCTCCCTGCCGAGTTCCCGCTGGTGCACCCGTCTCCACTGAATTACCGGTGGCACGTGAAAAACTCCTGGTTCACCGCCGAGGTCGTCCCTGAGCTGGCGCGCCGAGTGTCGATCGCACTGGGACGCGGATGA
- a CDS encoding CGNR zinc finger domain-containing protein, with protein sequence MTRRERVAGQEPPIDLMNTVWGSGKGIDDALATADGALEWIREIVPRLEQRPRSLDHWLPCASPLSVKETAFDLRRLRDALRRLAADATADERPAGVVSDLPGRQAAVNLLNNTAARAAASSALVWPGAGVPRIALQGDLPGGIAVSSLVALQAVRLFGGEERKRLRACLAPSCANYYLSGHGRRRWCSQACGNRARVARFNNKQSSNVIG encoded by the coding sequence GTGACGCGCCGCGAACGGGTCGCCGGCCAGGAACCGCCAATCGACTTGATGAACACCGTGTGGGGGAGCGGCAAGGGTATCGACGATGCTCTCGCCACCGCGGACGGTGCACTCGAGTGGATCCGGGAGATCGTTCCCCGTCTTGAACAACGTCCGAGGTCGCTCGACCACTGGTTGCCTTGTGCAAGCCCGTTGAGCGTGAAGGAGACGGCGTTCGACCTGCGTCGGCTTCGCGATGCGCTGAGACGGCTCGCTGCCGATGCAACAGCGGACGAGCGTCCGGCCGGGGTGGTGTCCGACTTGCCTGGCCGCCAGGCCGCGGTGAACCTGCTCAACAACACCGCAGCCCGTGCGGCCGCGTCGTCTGCACTGGTGTGGCCCGGTGCGGGCGTGCCGAGGATCGCGCTCCAGGGCGACCTGCCCGGCGGCATCGCGGTGAGTTCGCTCGTGGCGCTCCAAGCCGTGCGGCTTTTCGGCGGCGAAGAGCGGAAGCGCCTACGGGCATGCCTCGCACCGAGCTGTGCGAACTACTACCTGTCCGGCCACGGACGGCGAAGGTGGTGCTCGCAGGCTTGTGGAAACAGGGCGCGCGTCGCGCGGTTCAACAACAAGCAGTCGTCGAACGTGATCGGCTGA
- a CDS encoding GNAT family N-acetyltransferase, whose product MLLEKIIRRNEVSSEMDVQRNVDSGSYEAVVDGQVVGMIVYHAPRGDRRVTFSHTIVDPGHRGQGVATRLVKHALDDLRARDLKLTNYCTFVADYIADHPEYKELVDSRFPGRAAVPDRVPRDR is encoded by the coding sequence GTGCTGCTCGAGAAAATCATCAGGAGAAATGAAGTGAGTTCTGAGATGGATGTACAGCGCAACGTCGACAGCGGATCGTATGAGGCCGTGGTTGACGGGCAGGTCGTCGGCATGATCGTCTACCACGCCCCGCGCGGTGATCGGCGAGTGACGTTCAGCCACACGATCGTCGATCCCGGACATCGTGGTCAAGGTGTCGCGACGCGGCTGGTGAAGCACGCTTTGGATGATCTGCGAGCCCGAGATCTGAAACTCACGAATTATTGCACCTTCGTGGCCGACTACATTGCCGACCACCCCGAATACAAAGAGCTTGTCGACAGCCGCTTCCCCGGCCGGGCGGCTGTGCCGGATCGCGTGCCACGCGACCGCTGA
- the ctaD gene encoding aa3-type cytochrome oxidase subunit I — protein MRTVAPRSIATRPYPARVAPKGTALLRLMRTTDHKQIGVMYLVTAFAFFMAGGAMAMLIRTELARPGLQFLSQEQYNQLFTMHGTIMLLMYATPVLFGFANFVLPLQIGSPDVAFPRLNAFSYWLYLFGSLIVVSGFLTPGGAAEFGWTAYTPLSEAVHTPGPGTDMWICGLIVSGLGTILGAVNMITTVVCLRAPGMTMYRMPIFTWNILVTSILILIAFPILTAALFGLEADRRLGAHVFDPANGGVILWQHLFWFFGHPEVYIIALPFFGIVSEIFPVFSRKPLYGYKGLIFATLAIAALSVSVWAHHLYATGAVLLPFFSFMTFLIAVPTGVKFFNWIGTMWKGQLSFETPMIFSMGFIVTFLLGGLTGILLAAPAIDFHVSDSYFVVAHFHYVLYGTIAFATFAGIYFWFPKITGRMMDEKLGKWHFWTTFIGFHGTFLVQHWLGAEGMPRRYADYLSSDGFTTLNTISTIGAYILGASTLPFIWNVFKSYRYGEIVTVDDPWGYGNSLEWATSCPPPRHNFTELPRIRSERPAFELHYPHMIERLHAEGEIGFFGKPRHGAAPSQKLVDATMPGDHSKDNSGEQ, from the coding sequence ATGAGGACCGTTGCGCCCAGGTCGATCGCGACGCGGCCGTATCCCGCGCGCGTTGCCCCGAAGGGCACGGCGTTGCTTCGGTTGATGCGGACGACGGACCACAAGCAGATCGGCGTGATGTACCTGGTCACGGCGTTCGCCTTCTTCATGGCCGGCGGGGCGATGGCGATGCTGATCCGCACGGAGCTGGCTCGACCCGGGCTCCAGTTCTTGTCGCAGGAGCAGTACAACCAGCTGTTCACGATGCACGGCACGATCATGCTGCTGATGTATGCGACCCCTGTGCTGTTCGGGTTCGCGAACTTCGTGCTGCCGCTGCAGATCGGTTCGCCCGACGTGGCGTTCCCGCGGCTCAACGCGTTCTCGTACTGGCTCTACCTCTTCGGCAGCCTGATCGTCGTCTCCGGCTTCCTGACACCGGGTGGTGCGGCTGAGTTCGGCTGGACCGCCTACACGCCGCTGTCGGAGGCCGTCCACACTCCAGGCCCTGGCACGGACATGTGGATCTGCGGCCTCATCGTGTCCGGTCTGGGCACGATCCTCGGCGCGGTCAACATGATCACCACCGTGGTCTGCCTCCGCGCGCCGGGCATGACGATGTACCGGATGCCCATCTTCACCTGGAACATCCTCGTCACCAGCATTCTGATCCTCATCGCCTTCCCGATCCTCACCGCCGCGCTCTTCGGCCTGGAGGCAGACCGTCGGTTGGGCGCGCACGTGTTCGACCCGGCCAACGGCGGGGTGATCCTCTGGCAACACCTGTTCTGGTTCTTCGGTCACCCAGAGGTGTACATCATCGCGCTGCCGTTCTTCGGGATCGTGTCGGAGATCTTCCCGGTCTTCAGCCGCAAGCCCCTCTACGGTTACAAGGGGCTGATCTTCGCGACCCTGGCCATCGCTGCGCTCAGTGTCTCCGTGTGGGCACACCACCTCTATGCCACCGGCGCCGTGCTACTGCCGTTCTTCTCCTTCATGACCTTCCTGATCGCGGTCCCGACCGGCGTGAAGTTCTTCAACTGGATCGGCACGATGTGGAAGGGCCAGCTGTCCTTCGAGACGCCGATGATCTTCTCGATGGGCTTCATCGTCACGTTCCTCCTCGGTGGCCTGACCGGCATCCTGCTGGCCGCCCCGGCCATCGACTTCCACGTGTCGGACAGCTACTTCGTGGTGGCGCACTTCCACTACGTCCTCTACGGCACCATCGCCTTCGCGACCTTCGCCGGGATCTACTTCTGGTTCCCGAAGATCACCGGCCGGATGATGGACGAGAAGCTCGGCAAGTGGCACTTCTGGACCACGTTCATCGGCTTCCACGGCACGTTCCTGGTCCAGCACTGGCTCGGCGCCGAGGGCATGCCCCGCCGCTACGCCGACTACCTCTCTTCGGACGGGTTCACCACGCTCAACACGATCTCCACGATCGGCGCGTACATCCTCGGCGCGTCCACGCTGCCGTTCATCTGGAACGTGTTCAAGAGCTACCGCTACGGCGAGATCGTCACGGTCGACGACCCGTGGGGCTACGGCAACTCCCTCGAATGGGCCACGTCCTGCCCGCCGCCGCGGCACAACTTCACCGAACTGCCCCGGATCCGCTCCGAGCGCCCCGCCTTCGAGCTGCACTACCCGCACATGATCGAGCGCCTGCACGCCGAAGGCGAGATCGGCTTCTTCGGCAAGCCCCGCCACGGCGCGGCGCCCTCGCAGAAGCTGGTCGACGCGACCATGCCGGGTGACCACAGCAAGGACAACTCGGGCGAGCAATAG
- a CDS encoding alpha/beta fold hydrolase has translation MMGIKIGKVNRPFAFIAALAALLLVIPATSSSAARSENDGNSALAAQSLSPYPQSQPPAGFQSKFAEVNGFSMHYVRGGKGSPVVMIHGFPENWSEWRQQMVALSKTHTVIAVDMRGAGESEVTKSGYDTAQLARDVHQLLTQLNLNKGVQVIAHDVGEWVAYAYGAQFRSEVRSMAVMEATIPDDSWYSYPVLNADPAQPAAWHFGLFQLPLAEKLIAGNERDLVHDMMLEYVAGDKSPFTASDFDYYAHFLKEPGRTTAFMSMYRGIRTDVQQNKEFLAQGKLKMPILAIGGERSFGSLVPDQWREYAVNVEGRVLKGSGHFVTQERPEEVTAMLQSFLQK, from the coding sequence ATGATGGGCATCAAAATAGGAAAGGTCAACAGACCCTTCGCGTTCATTGCGGCTTTGGCGGCCTTACTGCTCGTGATTCCCGCGACTTCGAGCTCCGCCGCACGGAGCGAGAACGACGGGAATTCCGCCCTGGCGGCGCAGTCACTATCGCCTTACCCGCAATCTCAACCGCCTGCTGGTTTTCAATCCAAGTTCGCGGAAGTAAATGGCTTTAGTATGCACTATGTTCGGGGCGGCAAGGGCTCGCCTGTGGTGATGATCCACGGGTTCCCCGAGAATTGGTCTGAGTGGCGGCAGCAGATGGTCGCGCTCTCCAAGACCCACACCGTGATCGCAGTCGACATGCGTGGCGCTGGTGAGTCCGAGGTCACCAAGAGTGGTTATGATACAGCGCAGTTGGCGCGGGACGTGCATCAGCTCCTGACGCAGCTTAACCTCAACAAGGGTGTCCAGGTCATCGCCCACGATGTTGGTGAGTGGGTCGCCTACGCCTACGGGGCGCAATTTCGGTCGGAAGTGCGGAGCATGGCCGTGATGGAAGCCACCATCCCGGATGATAGCTGGTACAGTTACCCCGTCCTCAACGCCGACCCGGCCCAGCCGGCGGCGTGGCACTTCGGCTTGTTCCAGCTGCCCCTCGCGGAAAAGCTCATCGCCGGTAACGAGCGTGACCTCGTCCACGACATGATGCTTGAGTACGTGGCGGGCGATAAGTCGCCGTTCACGGCGTCGGACTTTGACTACTACGCCCACTTCCTGAAGGAGCCCGGCCGCACGACGGCCTTCATGAGTATGTACCGTGGGATCCGCACAGATGTTCAGCAGAACAAGGAATTCCTGGCTCAGGGCAAGTTGAAGATGCCCATCCTCGCGATCGGTGGTGAGCGTTCCTTCGGTTCACTCGTCCCCGATCAGTGGCGTGAGTACGCCGTGAACGTCGAGGGACGAGTCCTGAAGGGTTCGGGCCACTTCGTGACGCAGGAGAGGCCGGAGGAAGTGACGGCTATGCTGCAGTCCTTCCTGCAGAAGTAG
- a CDS encoding MFS transporter, with protein sequence MTETEGETPTRRATQVRVVSASSCAAAVPIQPAAARAAVTAVEPGSKRGWAAVAAIALGAFIVVMTETMPVGLLPRIADGLHVSLGLAGLMVLVPGFSAALSAPLFFLSSSRFDRRSVILVLGLTVLVSNAIVAVAPNFVVVLIARMFFGATLGAFWTVVSPVGPKLVGPAGGTRAITIIAAGISGGTVVGLPAGQFLGNLVGWRLTFATAAAATLLVVIAQTLVLPGIPPDGRTHLRDLVGVVTRRAAQLGMAAGALVFIGQFTAWTYITPFLMDHTHLSSGVISLLYVIYGIGGIVGSLIAGSLFKRNVIGSFAGAAVVVAALVIGLASTGTLPWLAGLLFVLWGSFWGIVNPGTLVWILDAAAETPEAASAVNVTNLQIALAAGSGLGAVLVTSASLPTVFLTAGFIILAAAVLAATATRFVTLARRE encoded by the coding sequence ATGACGGAAACCGAGGGGGAGACGCCGACGCGTCGCGCAACGCAGGTGCGTGTGGTGTCGGCATCGTCGTGTGCCGCGGCCGTCCCGATTCAGCCTGCGGCCGCTCGCGCTGCCGTCACTGCTGTAGAGCCAGGGAGCAAGCGAGGCTGGGCGGCAGTCGCCGCCATTGCACTTGGTGCGTTCATCGTCGTGATGACGGAGACGATGCCGGTGGGTCTGCTGCCGCGGATCGCAGATGGATTACATGTTTCGCTGGGCCTTGCGGGGTTGATGGTGCTCGTGCCGGGTTTCAGTGCCGCTTTGTCGGCGCCGCTGTTCTTCCTCAGCTCCAGCCGATTTGACCGGCGCTCGGTCATCCTCGTCCTGGGTTTGACGGTGCTGGTGTCGAACGCGATCGTCGCGGTGGCGCCGAACTTCGTCGTGGTGCTGATCGCCCGCATGTTCTTTGGCGCCACCCTCGGAGCTTTCTGGACTGTGGTCTCACCGGTCGGCCCCAAGCTGGTGGGCCCCGCTGGCGGCACTCGCGCCATCACCATCATCGCGGCGGGTATTTCGGGTGGGACAGTGGTGGGGCTGCCGGCGGGACAGTTCCTCGGCAACCTCGTGGGCTGGCGTCTCACTTTCGCCACCGCTGCGGCGGCGACACTGCTTGTCGTGATCGCGCAGACGCTCGTGCTGCCGGGTATTCCGCCGGACGGGCGTACGCATCTGCGTGATCTCGTGGGAGTCGTGACACGGCGGGCGGCACAGCTGGGAATGGCGGCGGGCGCATTGGTGTTCATCGGACAGTTCACCGCGTGGACGTACATCACCCCGTTCCTGATGGACCACACCCATCTGTCCAGCGGCGTGATCTCCCTGCTGTACGTCATCTACGGCATCGGCGGCATCGTTGGCTCGCTCATCGCCGGATCACTGTTCAAGCGCAATGTGATCGGAAGCTTCGCCGGGGCTGCGGTGGTGGTGGCCGCATTGGTCATCGGGCTTGCGAGCACGGGCACCTTACCCTGGCTGGCTGGGCTGTTGTTCGTGCTGTGGGGCTCATTCTGGGGAATCGTGAACCCGGGCACGCTGGTCTGGATACTCGATGCGGCGGCGGAAACTCCGGAGGCGGCGTCGGCAGTCAATGTGACGAACCTTCAGATAGCCCTGGCGGCAGGGTCTGGTCTCGGCGCGGTTCTGGTTACGTCGGCGAGCTTGCCGACAGTGTTCCTCACGGCCGGCTTCATCATCCTGGCCGCCGCTGTCCTCGCGGCGACGGCGACGCGGTTCGTGACGCTCGCCCGCAGGGAATGA
- the nhaA gene encoding Na+/H+ antiporter NhaA, whose product MKADSSRFNDGLLPHLPSTTRQVSMPLPYVTAGFRRFLLTEAGSAVLLLAATVAALVWANVAGADYDAFWGLHAGVEAGGAHFSLDLREWVNDVAMVVFFTVVGLEISREVSVGELHDVRSIIVPACGALGGLALPAVLYFVFNSSGAAAAGWGIPMSSDTAFLIGVLALFGPRCPDQLRLFLLTLAIGDDIGAITVMAVFYTHHVSVVAIAVAAALVLVLLGLRRLGVWRLAPYLLVGAGLWAAVDASGVHPTLAGVLIGLIVPAGEVDSHARERLRLYGRAVIERADTVRVRLATTAMKATLSANERLQGILHPMSAFVIIPAFGLANAGVQLDGSALRAASTSTVTLGVAVGLIAGNTLGISLGAGIALQTGIGTLPGRVRYSHLIGGAMLAGIGFTIALFITDLAFADPGLQQQAKVGVLAGSLCSAILGSVVLRFLGERLPLCSFDERFSLPELPEGPWRDPSLA is encoded by the coding sequence GTGAAGGCCGACTCGAGCCGATTCAACGACGGACTCCTCCCCCACCTGCCGTCGACGACCCGTCAGGTGAGCATGCCGCTGCCGTACGTGACCGCCGGCTTCCGCCGGTTCCTGCTCACCGAAGCCGGCAGCGCTGTCCTGCTCCTCGCCGCCACGGTGGCCGCGCTGGTGTGGGCGAACGTCGCGGGCGCGGACTACGACGCGTTCTGGGGCTTGCACGCAGGCGTGGAAGCCGGCGGCGCGCACTTCTCACTGGACCTTCGTGAGTGGGTGAACGACGTCGCCATGGTCGTGTTCTTCACGGTGGTGGGGCTGGAGATCAGCCGCGAGGTGTCCGTCGGTGAGCTGCACGACGTGCGCTCGATCATAGTCCCGGCCTGCGGTGCGCTCGGCGGCCTGGCGTTGCCCGCGGTCCTCTACTTCGTGTTCAACAGTTCCGGCGCGGCCGCAGCAGGCTGGGGCATTCCGATGTCGAGTGACACCGCCTTCCTGATCGGCGTGCTGGCTCTGTTCGGCCCCCGCTGCCCTGATCAATTGCGGCTCTTCTTGCTCACCCTCGCGATCGGCGACGACATCGGCGCGATCACGGTGATGGCGGTGTTCTACACACACCACGTTTCCGTGGTGGCGATCGCGGTGGCGGCGGCACTGGTTCTCGTGCTGTTGGGCCTGCGGAGGCTGGGAGTGTGGCGATTGGCGCCGTACCTCTTGGTCGGCGCCGGGTTGTGGGCGGCCGTCGACGCGTCCGGGGTCCACCCGACGCTCGCCGGTGTACTCATCGGCTTGATCGTGCCGGCCGGCGAGGTCGACAGTCACGCCCGCGAGCGACTCCGCCTCTACGGGCGCGCTGTGATCGAGCGCGCGGACACCGTGCGCGTGCGACTCGCCACCACCGCGATGAAGGCGACACTGTCGGCGAACGAGCGACTGCAGGGAATTCTGCACCCGATGAGCGCGTTCGTCATCATCCCCGCCTTCGGCCTGGCGAACGCCGGCGTGCAGCTCGACGGCAGCGCGCTGCGGGCAGCGTCGACCTCCACCGTGACCCTCGGTGTCGCGGTCGGCCTGATCGCGGGCAACACCTTGGGCATCTCGCTCGGAGCCGGAATCGCGCTGCAGACCGGAATCGGCACTCTGCCCGGCCGCGTCCGCTACAGCCACCTCATCGGCGGAGCCATGCTGGCCGGCATCGGTTTCACGATCGCGTTGTTCATCACCGATCTCGCGTTCGCCGACCCCGGCCTCCAGCAGCAGGCCAAGGTGGGGGTTCTCGCAGGATCACTCTGTTCGGCGATCCTCGGGTCCGTCGTGTTGCGTTTCCTCGGCGAACGTCTCCCCCTGTGCTCCTTCGACGAGCGGTTCTCACTCCCGGAGCTGCCCGAAGGCCCGTGGCGGGACCCGAGCTTGGCCTGA
- a CDS encoding GNAT family N-acetyltransferase, translating into MPDVEAALGIFGDEEVSRWLAPAMDRVADISAMQDLVAGWVADGLETEPPVGRWKATDLASGRVVGAVSLLPLPPDDIDFEIGVQIARGWWGNGYAGEVGDAIAHYAFDAGTDEIFAVSRPANQRAAAAARRMGMEWVGQTGKYYDTRLDVFRLRRYDLDVPARVAPPEGERPGELTDI; encoded by the coding sequence ATGCCCGACGTCGAAGCGGCTCTGGGCATCTTCGGCGACGAAGAGGTTTCTCGGTGGCTCGCGCCGGCCATGGATCGAGTCGCGGACATCTCCGCCATGCAGGATCTGGTTGCCGGCTGGGTCGCGGACGGCTTGGAAACCGAGCCTCCGGTCGGTCGGTGGAAGGCTACCGATCTCGCGAGTGGACGCGTCGTGGGTGCGGTCTCGTTGCTGCCCTTGCCGCCCGACGACATCGATTTCGAGATCGGTGTCCAGATCGCTCGTGGCTGGTGGGGGAACGGTTATGCCGGTGAAGTCGGTGACGCGATCGCTCACTATGCCTTCGATGCCGGCACGGACGAGATCTTCGCCGTGTCACGCCCGGCGAACCAACGCGCCGCGGCGGCCGCGCGGCGGATGGGGATGGAGTGGGTCGGCCAAACCGGCAAGTACTACGACACGAGGCTCGACGTGTTCCGGTTGCGGCGTTACGACCTCGACGTGCCGGCCAGGGTGGCGCCGCCGGAAGGAGAGCGGCCGGGTGAGCTCACGGACATCTGA
- a CDS encoding TetR/AcrR family transcriptional regulator, with amino-acid sequence MVEPESTEKPVRLTARGEATRARILHAAVDLMTVKGVAATTLDDVRAASGTSKSQLYHHYADKDALVQDVIEYQAEDLLASQGEQLRRLNSIRGLERWRDAIIQRNALRNGAYGCQLGSLASELSDQNERARSALAGHFETWLGLIADGLRRMRDTGKLRRDADPERLAIGLMGALEGGYLLAQTGHDIKPMRIALDMAIDYIRTFQA; translated from the coding sequence GTGGTGGAACCGGAGAGCACAGAGAAGCCCGTCCGGCTGACGGCGCGCGGTGAAGCGACCCGGGCCCGAATCCTGCATGCTGCTGTGGACCTGATGACGGTCAAAGGGGTGGCCGCCACCACGCTCGACGATGTCCGCGCGGCAAGCGGCACCAGCAAGTCACAGCTCTACCATCACTACGCTGACAAGGACGCGCTCGTCCAAGACGTGATCGAATACCAGGCCGAAGACCTGCTGGCCTCGCAGGGGGAACAGCTGCGCCGGCTGAACTCGATCCGCGGGCTCGAGCGCTGGCGTGATGCGATCATCCAGCGGAACGCTCTCCGCAACGGGGCTTACGGATGCCAGCTCGGCTCCCTCGCGAGCGAGCTTTCGGACCAGAACGAACGGGCACGCTCTGCCCTGGCCGGCCACTTCGAAACCTGGCTCGGCCTGATCGCCGACGGTCTGCGGCGGATGCGTGACACGGGCAAACTGCGCCGTGACGCCGACCCCGAACGGCTCGCCATCGGCTTGATGGGCGCCCTCGAAGGCGGGTACCTGCTCGCGCAGACGGGGCACGACATCAAGCCGATGCGCATCGCGCTCGACATGGCCATCGACTACATCCGTACCTTCCAGGCGTGA
- the trxA gene encoding thioredoxin: MGNNTVKVTDKSFVDDVLTSEKPVLVDFWATWCGPCKMVAPVLEEIAAENGEKLTVAKLDIDENPNTARDYQVMSIPTLILFQGGKPVKQIVGAKPKAALLADLKDIL; encoded by the coding sequence ATGGGCAACAACACCGTCAAGGTGACCGACAAGTCGTTCGTGGACGACGTCCTGACCAGCGAGAAGCCGGTCCTGGTCGACTTCTGGGCGACCTGGTGCGGCCCTTGTAAGATGGTCGCTCCGGTACTCGAGGAGATCGCGGCCGAGAACGGCGAGAAGCTGACCGTCGCGAAGCTCGACATCGACGAGAACCCGAACACGGCGCGTGACTACCAGGTGATGTCCATCCCGACCCTGATCCTGTTCCAGGGTGGCAAGCCGGTGAAGCAGATCGTCGGCGCGAAGCCGAAGGCGGCTCTGCTGGCCGACCTGAAGGACATCCTCTGA
- a CDS encoding DsbA family protein, with amino-acid sequence MPLSGVDRSVTEGSRVTTRSEFNLDRHVYGDPSASVTVVEYGDFECPYCAAAAPELRRLIDSSAGTIRLVFRHFPIFTIHPYALTAALAAEASGELFWEMHDLLLTHQSELTDVHLQAYAARIGARDVTGEVAQRFRPAVVADYTSGAELAVRGTPTLFIDGRAYRGRVSYQALRSAVRPNS; translated from the coding sequence GTGCCGCTGTCCGGAGTGGACCGTTCTGTGACGGAGGGATCGCGGGTGACGACGCGCAGTGAGTTCAATCTGGACCGGCACGTGTACGGCGATCCATCGGCTTCGGTGACGGTGGTGGAATACGGGGATTTCGAGTGCCCGTACTGTGCTGCGGCGGCACCCGAGCTGCGCAGGTTGATCGACAGCTCGGCTGGCACGATCCGCCTGGTGTTCCGTCATTTTCCGATCTTCACGATCCACCCGTACGCACTCACTGCGGCTCTTGCCGCCGAGGCATCGGGTGAGCTGTTCTGGGAGATGCACGACTTGCTGCTGACCCACCAGAGCGAGCTGACGGATGTCCACCTGCAGGCATACGCGGCTCGCATCGGCGCCCGCGACGTCACCGGTGAGGTCGCGCAGCGGTTCCGTCCCGCCGTCGTGGCCGACTACACCTCCGGTGCCGAGTTGGCTGTCCGAGGCACGCCGACGTTGTTCATCGACGGACGTGCGTACCGAGGCCGAGTCAGCTACCAGGCGCTCCGATCGGCTGTGCGGCCGAACTCCTGA